The sequence CGCCTTGCGGTCGCGGATCAGGTAGCAGAGGTCGGGTGTCTTGCTGCAGCCGGCATAGCCTTCGCTGATGACCTCGTTCAGCGCCGCCTGCAAGCGCGACACCGCTTCGTCCGGGGTGTCCTTGTGCAACGCCAGGTAGAGGTCGGTCGGCTGGAAGCTCAGCACAGTCTTCAAACCCTCCGCGCCCTGTTGTTTGGCGTGGTAGCGCCAGACCGGGTCGGCTGTCGCCCACAGGTCGATGCGACCGCTGAGCAGTTTGCGCAGGTTTTCTTCTTCGCTCAGGCTGTCGATCGGCTGCAGGCCTTGGCTGCTCAGCAGCTGGCTGATCCCGCTGCTTTTCTGAGCACCGATCGCGTACGCCTTGGCCTGGCTCAGCGCGGTGAGTGATATGCCGGTGTTCGGGGCGGCCAGCAGGACGCTTTCATAGCGAGCGAGGGGCCCGACCCACTTGAATTGCGCTTGATTCTGTTGTGTGCGGGCGACGGAGAACAGCCCGTAGCCGGCGTCGTCCAGCGTCTGGCTGTAGATCCGATCCCAGGGCGAGCGCAGGGTCAGGCTGTAGGCGATTCCGGCACGCTTGAAGATTTCGCGCACGGTATCGGTGCCGATGCCTTGCACCTCGGCATCTCGCGCGAAGTGCTTGTTGTTCGGGCCCATGTTGAAGGGCGGGAAGTTATCGGTTTGCAGAATGATCTGGAAGTTCTTCGGCAGCTCGGCCTCGGCAATGCCAGTCACGAGTGCGAGGCACAGTAATAGAACGGCTTTATGGGGTGCCCCCATGATGTCTGCTCCCTTGACGCTATTTTTATTGTTGGCGATTCAAGGGTAGTCGCGCGGCGCCGCCCATGCCAGCGTCGAAGGCCGTCAGGGTGAACCCTATCGCGTTGCCGGCGTGGATCAGGACGAGGGGAGTGACGAGGAGATTGCGCCACGCAGCGGCGGCGCATATAGGGATGGACGCAGCGCGGCGCGGCGCTATTTGTGCAGCACGAACTGGCCGGTGAAGCGCACGGCGTCACGACCATCGGCAGATAGGATTCGACTATGCAAGGCGATGCGCGAACGGCCACGGCGGCGATAGATCGTCTCGAAGCGATCCCAGGCGTCTTCGCTCGGTGCCGAGCAGATGGCGATGGCGTCGTCGACCACCGGAAGCGGGTAATCGATCTGGCCCTCGTGAATGACGATGTGACCGTCTTCGATTCCCGCCTCGCGCAGCCGCAGGTGCAACCAGCCCCAGCCGGCCAGCACCGACGCGCAATACAGGCTGCCGCCGAACATGCTGCTCTTGTGGTTGATGTTCGCTTGCAGCGGAACCCTCAGGCGCAGCTCATGGTTTTCCCATTGCTCGACACGCAGGCCCATGGCCCGGGTCAGAGGGATATCGTGGTGCAGGATGGCTTCCAGATAGCGGCTATCGCGGCTCATGCCCGGTGGATTCCTAAACGTTTGCAGATACAGGCAGACGTCAAGCATGACTGCTGAGTCACGAGATTGCCAGTTTCCATCGGCGCTTTTTTGCCTGTCGCGAAACCCTTCGCCGCGGTTGGGTTGTCGCCTCAGCGGGTAGCGGCTTTTTGCTGATAGGCGCAGTAGCCGGGGCGCGGGCCTACGCGCGGATGGTTGCGGCAGGTGTCTGGTCGCTTGGCATAGACCGTGCAAAGGCGAGTCTGGCGATCCAGGTAAAGACAATCGCCGTTGGCCAGGCGAGTCAGGGTGAAGATGCCGTGCTTTTGATTGAAATGCTCGATGATCCCGGCCTTGCTCAGGCGTTTGGCGACCTGTTTGGCCGGCTCGTCGCGCTCGAAGGCGTCGATCACCTCCAGGCGGATCAGGTCTTCGAGACGCACCTCGACCGGCAAGGTGCAGCAGGTTGCCCGGCAATCGCCACACAGGCCATTGCTGTAGCGAGCCCAGGTTTCCAGGCGGTCGGGGTCGGCGGAAGCGATCAGTCGAGTTTTCACGGGGGCAGGCAATCGGTCATGACGGCGCGCGATCATAACGAGCCGGAGTGGAATTTCCAGCGAATCCGACGAGTCGAACGACGGACAAACGGTCGCGCAGAACCAGCCGAAACCTGCAAACCTGTCTACATTGCCCTTTTGCGAGGTGGCCCGGTGCTGCCATGTACCCCTCACTCTCCATTTCTCCGCTTCTCGAGGTCTGCTCATGACGCAAGAATCCATTGCTTCCAATGCCGATGAAGTCACAGCCTTCCGCAACGCCATCATCAGCAAGCTGACCTATTCGATCGGCAAGGATCCGGAGCACGCCTCCGACCACGACTGGTTCGAAGCGGTTGCTCTGGCGACCCGCGACCGCATGATCGACCAATGGATGGATCGCACGCGCCAGGGCTATCGCGAAGGGAAGAAGCGCGTGTACTACCTCTCGCTGGAATTCCTGATTGGCCGGCTGCTGGTCGATAGCCTGAGCAACCTGGGGCTGCTGGAAGTGGCGCGTGAGGCGCTGGCCGGCGTCGAGGTCGATTTCGAGCGCATCCGTGTGCTCGAGCCGGACGCGGCGCTCGGCAACGGCGGCCTCGGCCGGCTGGCGGCCTGCTTCATGGAAAGCATGGCGACGCTGGGCATCGCTGCCCATGGTTATGGCATTCGTTACGACCACGGCCTGTTCCGGCAGGCGATCGTCGATGGCTGGCAGCACGAGCAGACCGAGACCTGGCTGAATTTCGGCAACCCCTGGGAATTTGAACGCCCCGAAGTGAGCTATCTGATCGGCTTTGGTGGCAGCGTCACGGCCATGCCGCACGACGCGACCGGGCCGGATCAACCCAAGCATTTCTGGCACTGGGCCGAAGGCGTCCGTGCCATCGCCTATGACACGCCGGTGGTCGGTTGGCGCGGGGCGAGCGTCAATACGCTGAGGTTGTGGCGGGCCCGCGCCGAGGCGGACTTCCATCTGGAGCGCTTCAACGCCGGCGATCACATCGGAGCGGTCGCCGAGGAAGCGCGCGCCGAGAGCATCTCGCGGGTGCTATACCCGGCCGACAGCACCGAAGCGGGGCAGGAGTTGCGTCTGCGGCAGGAGTATTTTTTCGTCGCCGCCTCGCTGCAAGACCTGTTGCGCCGTCATCTGGATCAGCGTGGCACCCTGCTGAACCTGCCTGAGTTCGCCGCCATCCAGCTCAACGACACCCACCCGGCGATCGCCGTGGCGGAACTGATGCGGTTGCTGGTCGACGTGCACGACATTCCCTGGCGCAAGGCCTGGGAGCTCACCGTTGGTACGCTCTCCTACACCAACCACACCTTGTTGCCCGAGGCGCTGGAAACCTGGCCGGTGGGCCTGATGGAGCGCCTGTTGCCGCGTCACATGCAGATCATTTACCTGATCAATGCGCAGCATCTCGATGCGTTGCGCGAGCGCGGTATCCATGACCTCGATCTGCTGCGCTCGGTATCGCTGATCGAGGAAGGGCATGGCCGGCGGGTGCGCATGGGCAACCTGGCCTTCCTCGGTTCGCATTGCATCAACGGCGTGTCGGCATTGCATACCGGGCTGATGCGCGAAACGGTCTTTACCGACCTGCATTCGCTGTACCCGAAACGCATCAGCAACAAGACCAACGGCATTACCTTTCGCCGCTGGCTGTATCAATCCAACCCGCAGCTGACCCGCCTGCTGGTCGACCATGTGGGCGAGGAGTTGCTCGACTCGCCGGAAACCCTGCTGCGTCAGCTCGAACCCTTTGCCGACCAGCCGGACTTCCGCGCGCGTTTCGCCGCGCAGCGGCTGAGCAACAAGCAACTGCTGGCGCGCATGATCCAGGAGCGGCTTGGCATCAGCGTCGACCCGAATGCGCTGTTCGACGTGCACGTCAAACGCATCCATGAATACAAGCGGCAGCTGCTCAACCTGCTGCATACCGTGGCGTTGTATCAGGCGATACGCTCCGACCCGGGCGGCCACTGGGTGCCGCGGGTGAAGATCTTTGCCGGCAAGGCGGCGGCGAGTTACCACACGGCCAAACTGATCATCAAACTGACCAACGATATCGCGCGGACGATCAACGACGATCCCACCGTACGCGGGCTGCTCAAGGTGGTGTTCCTGCCCAACTACAACGTCAGCCTGGCCGAACGCATCATTCCGGCCGCCGACCTGTCCGAGCAGATCTCCACCGCGGGACTCGAGGCCTCCGGTACCAGCAACATGAAGTTCGCGCTCAACGGCGCGCTGACCATCGGCACCCTGGACGGTGCCAACGTCGAGATGTGCGAGCAGATCGGTGCCGAGCACATGTTCATCTTCGGCATGACCGCGCAGGAGGTCGAGGCGCGCAAACAGGCCAACGAATACAACGCCGAGGCCACCATCATCGATTCACCGCGGCTCAACGAGGTGCTGATGGCGATTCGCAACGGCGCCTTCTCGGCGGACGACCCTGCGCGCTACACGGGGCTGATCGATGGCCTGAAATGGCACGACACCTTCATGGTCTGCGCCGATTTCGAGGCCTACTGGCAGGCGCAGCTAGAGGTCGAGGCGCGTTGGCGCGATGCCGACAGCTGGTGGCGCTCGGCCGTGCTGAACACCGCTCGCACGGGCTGGTTCTCCTCGGACCGGACCATTCGCGAGTATGCCGAGGAGATATGGAAGGTGCTGTAAAGGGCATCCGGGCGCTGCGACAGGCAGGGCAGAGCGGCCGCCGTATCGGCGCGGCCGCTTCGCTGAACTCCGCGGATATCGGTCGGTCTGAGGGAGGGTTAGTTTCCCCTTGGCCTGCTAAACTGCGCGGGTTTCCCCATTCTCCGGAGCCATTCCATGTCACGCGTAACCCTGAGTCGCTACCTGATCGAGCAGACCCGCAGCAACAACACCCCTGCAGATCTGCGCTTCCTTATCGAGGTGGTGGCCCGAGCGTGCAAGGAAATCAGCCACGCCGTATCCAAGGGCGCGCTAGGCGGCGTGCTCGGCGCGACGGAAACCGAGAACATCCAGGGCGAAGTGCAGAAGAAGCTCGACGTGCTGTCCAACGAAATCCTGCTCGAGGCCAACGAGTGGGGTGGTCACCTGGCGGGCATGGCGTCGGAGGAAATGGACAACGCCTACCAGATTCCCGGCAAGTACCCGAAGGGCGCCTATCTGCTGGTCTTCGATCCGCTGGATGGCTCCAGCAACATCGACGTCAACGTGTCGGTCGGCACCATCTTCTCGGTGCTGCGCTGCCCGGGTGAGTGCTTCTCCCAGAACGACGCGCTGGGGGAAGAAGCTTTCCTGCAGCCGGGCACCAAGCAGGTCGCTGCCGGCTATGCGATCTACGGTCCGCAGACCATGCTGATCCTGACGCTGGGCAACGGCGTCATGGGATTCACGCTGGACCGCGAGCTGGGCAGCTTCGTGCTGACCCACGAGAACCTGTGCGTGCCCGAGTCGACGGCCGAATTCGCCATCAACATGTCCAACCAGCGTCACTGGGAAGCGCCCGTGCAACGCTACGTCAGCGAACTGCTGGCCGGCACCGAAGGGCCGCTGACCAAGAACTACAACATGCGCTGGATCGCCTCGATGGTGGCTGACGTCCATCGCATCCTGACCCGGGGCGGCATCTTCATGTACCCCCGCGACTCCCGCGAGCCGGGCAAGGCCGGCAAACTGCGGCTGATGTACGAAGCCAACCCGATGTCCTTCATCATCGAGCAGGCCGGCGGCGCCGCTACCAACGGCACTCAGCGGATCCTCGATATTCAGCCTGACTCGCTGCACCAGCGTGTGCCGGTCTTCCTTGGTTCCAAGGAAGAAGTCGAGCGCGTCACCGGCTATCACCAGGTCTGATCGATGCCGGCGCCCTGGCTGGAGCTGCTGAACTGGTGGTTCGGTGAGGGCGCGACTGCCCGCGACATCGCCAGCGACAAGCAAACACTCTGGTTCGGCTACAAGCCCGAGCAGGACGCCGAGGCGCGTCGTCGCTTTGGTGACCTGGTCGACCAGGCACTGGCTGGCGGTTTGAGTGAATGGACCGAATCGCCGCATGGCTGGCTGGCGCTGGTGCTGTTGCTCGATCAACTGCCGCGCATGATCCACCGGGGCACCGCGAAAGCGTTCGC comes from Stutzerimonas stutzeri and encodes:
- a CDS encoding substrate-binding periplasmic protein, giving the protein MGAPHKAVLLLCLALVTGIAEAELPKNFQIILQTDNFPPFNMGPNNKHFARDAEVQGIGTDTVREIFKRAGIAYSLTLRSPWDRIYSQTLDDAGYGLFSVARTQQNQAQFKWVGPLARYESVLLAAPNTGISLTALSQAKAYAIGAQKSSGISQLLSSQGLQPIDSLSEEENLRKLLSGRIDLWATADPVWRYHAKQQGAEGLKTVLSFQPTDLYLALHKDTPDEAVSRLQAALNEVISEGYAGCSKTPDLCYLIRDRKAP
- a CDS encoding thioesterase domain-containing protein — translated: MSRDSRYLEAILHHDIPLTRAMGLRVEQWENHELRLRVPLQANINHKSSMFGGSLYCASVLAGWGWLHLRLREAGIEDGHIVIHEGQIDYPLPVVDDAIAICSAPSEDAWDRFETIYRRRGRSRIALHSRILSADGRDAVRFTGQFVLHK
- a CDS encoding YkgJ family cysteine cluster protein translates to MKTRLIASADPDRLETWARYSNGLCGDCRATCCTLPVEVRLEDLIRLEVIDAFERDEPAKQVAKRLSKAGIIEHFNQKHGIFTLTRLANGDCLYLDRQTRLCTVYAKRPDTCRNHPRVGPRPGYCAYQQKAATR
- a CDS encoding glycogen/starch/alpha-glucan phosphorylase, encoding MTQESIASNADEVTAFRNAIISKLTYSIGKDPEHASDHDWFEAVALATRDRMIDQWMDRTRQGYREGKKRVYYLSLEFLIGRLLVDSLSNLGLLEVAREALAGVEVDFERIRVLEPDAALGNGGLGRLAACFMESMATLGIAAHGYGIRYDHGLFRQAIVDGWQHEQTETWLNFGNPWEFERPEVSYLIGFGGSVTAMPHDATGPDQPKHFWHWAEGVRAIAYDTPVVGWRGASVNTLRLWRARAEADFHLERFNAGDHIGAVAEEARAESISRVLYPADSTEAGQELRLRQEYFFVAASLQDLLRRHLDQRGTLLNLPEFAAIQLNDTHPAIAVAELMRLLVDVHDIPWRKAWELTVGTLSYTNHTLLPEALETWPVGLMERLLPRHMQIIYLINAQHLDALRERGIHDLDLLRSVSLIEEGHGRRVRMGNLAFLGSHCINGVSALHTGLMRETVFTDLHSLYPKRISNKTNGITFRRWLYQSNPQLTRLLVDHVGEELLDSPETLLRQLEPFADQPDFRARFAAQRLSNKQLLARMIQERLGISVDPNALFDVHVKRIHEYKRQLLNLLHTVALYQAIRSDPGGHWVPRVKIFAGKAAASYHTAKLIIKLTNDIARTINDDPTVRGLLKVVFLPNYNVSLAERIIPAADLSEQISTAGLEASGTSNMKFALNGALTIGTLDGANVEMCEQIGAEHMFIFGMTAQEVEARKQANEYNAEATIIDSPRLNEVLMAIRNGAFSADDPARYTGLIDGLKWHDTFMVCADFEAYWQAQLEVEARWRDADSWWRSAVLNTARTGWFSSDRTIREYAEEIWKVL
- a CDS encoding class 1 fructose-bisphosphatase; its protein translation is MSRVTLSRYLIEQTRSNNTPADLRFLIEVVARACKEISHAVSKGALGGVLGATETENIQGEVQKKLDVLSNEILLEANEWGGHLAGMASEEMDNAYQIPGKYPKGAYLLVFDPLDGSSNIDVNVSVGTIFSVLRCPGECFSQNDALGEEAFLQPGTKQVAAGYAIYGPQTMLILTLGNGVMGFTLDRELGSFVLTHENLCVPESTAEFAINMSNQRHWEAPVQRYVSELLAGTEGPLTKNYNMRWIASMVADVHRILTRGGIFMYPRDSREPGKAGKLRLMYEANPMSFIIEQAGGAATNGTQRILDIQPDSLHQRVPVFLGSKEEVERVTGYHQV